Part of the Effusibacillus pohliae DSM 22757 genome, TCGTCCAGCATATCCGCAAAGGGACGCTCGATTTCATTTTGACCAAGCCGGTGGACAGCCAATTTTTCATCTCGTTCCGGCACATTGCGATCTGGAAGTTGGCCGATATTCTGACCGGCTTTGCGATCGTCTCGTTTGGCATGTATGGCGCGGGGATGCGGGTGACTGTCGGCAGCGTGCTGGAATTTTTGGTACTGATGCTCGCTTCCGTCGTTACGCTCTATTCGCTGTGGATGGGCGTGATGACGCTGTCGTTCTGGTTCGTGAAGGTGGAGAACATCTCGTTTCTGTTTTCTTCGCTGTTTGAGACGGGCCGCTACCCCGTACAAGTGTACCGCGGCTGGCTGCGGGTGCTGCTCACCTATGTCTTTCCGGTGGCTGTGATGACCACGTTTCCCGCCGCTTCTTTGATTGGAAAATTGGGGGGAGCCCAGGTGCTGGTTTCCGTTGCGATCGCCTGCACCACGTTTGGTTTGACCCGGTGGTTCTGGAAACGGGCGCTGCGGTTTTACACGTCGGCCAGCAGTTGATTAAGGAAAAATTGGAGGGTTGACCATGCAAATCCGGGTATTACCCGTGCAAGCGGTCAGTGGCGAAGTAATCGACCGGCTACGTGCGATTGGAGTAAGGTTGGATGAGTCGCGGATTCTACGAATCGACTTGGCATGGGAGATGTATTTTGGAAGGGGGTACACCTGGGAGCAGGGGGCGGTTCATCTGCGGTTGCCCGCCGGGGGTGGATTGCGGAACGCGTGCAGACTGTTTGTGAAGTGGATGCAATCGGCGCTCAGTGGATCGACGGATGTGATCGCACGGTCTTTACATCACGAACAGGCATCTGTGCTGGTGTTGCTTCCGAATTGTACGCCGGAAGTGGAAGAGCTCATTTTGAGGCAATTGTCTTTTTATTCGGAAACAGTAGAGAGAATTAGTAAGTGGGATGGTATGACAGATCCACTTCAACTCGATTCTGTGGTTGACGCTTGGGTGCCTCCTGTCATCCCCGCCAACGGAGACACTGATTTATTGCGTCATCAGACCAGCGGCAATGCAAATGAAACGGTTACTTTGTATCAGGCCATGCTCGGAATCGACAATGTGTATGTCCAAAAATACACTTTGCAACCCGGTGCTGTCTACTCACGTCATCACTCACACTCGACTGTTGATGAGATCTACCTGGTTCTGGAGGGAAGCTGCAAATTTCGCATAGGGAGCCGTGAACAGGTGGTGAATACGGGGGATCTCGTAACAAAACCGAAGGGAATTGGCCTTGCCACACAGGTCTATAATCATTCTGGCCGCACGGTCACGATTCTTGATATTGAAATTTGGGGAGATATGGAAGCGACCGATCTTTGTATCTACCCGGATCATGCTGAGATCCTTTTGAGAGGCAAGGGGTGGGCCCATCAAGTTCCTTTGGACGCTGTCGATACCGACAACGATCTTCGAATTCATTATGACACAGGCTACCGTCGTTTGCGCAACGGATCCTTTGTTCCGCAGGTGTTGCCGGGGGTTCCGACTCGAAAAGAACGTTGAAAAAGGCGCGTGCCGTGGGGGGCTGCCGCGCCGCTTGTTTGTGCAATTTTATTCTAACACATACACGGAGATGTCTTTTTGCACGCCGAATTCGACGGCGGTCCGAATGTCATTGAAAAAGATGTCGACATGCTCTCCCTTGACCGCGCCTCCTGTATCTTCCGCCACACGAAATCCGATCCCTTCTATATATACCTTGCTGCCGATCGGAATCACCCGCGGATCGACGGCGATTGTTCGGCCTTCGGCTGCTGTTTTGCCGGAAGCGGTGATGCCGTAACCGGGATCGCCGGGCTGCTTGCCGGTCGACTCCGGTCCGGCCGTATAGGCGGTCAGTTTGCAATGCAACAGCCGGCTGTAATGAAGCGGCGTTCCGGATCGGCTGTAGGCGATCGGTTTGGGAGTGGCCAGCACCGGTTGCGCGGCGCTGATCGACCGTTTTTCCGGAATGCTCAGTTTTGTGCCTTCGCCCAATTTTTTCAGGTGGGCGGGCGGATTCAGTTCCGCCAGTTGATCGAGGTCCACTTGAAAACGCTGAACAATTTTCCACAAAGTATCACCCGGCTGAACTTCGTACGTAAAAGTAGCCGGCGAAGTATTTGCCGTTGCCCTGGTAGTGACCGGCGCCGTGGCAACAGCATGGGGATTGCGCGACAGCGTTGCAAACGCAATGGCTGCCAATACAGCAATCCGCCATCGGGGGATGTCCATTGGACGGTCACCTCATTTTGAATCAGGATGATCACTCCGCTTTGTTCACGGGTGTCCCCAACTAGATTGCGCAAAAATCGCTGGATTATGCATGGGGTCGATTCATGAAAGCCCGCTTTTTAGCGGAAATTGAATATGATGAAGTACAACCGCAGGGAGGGAATGCAATGTCAGAGGAATGGAAAGGATTTACCACCCGGTTGCTGCACGAACGGTATCAGCCGGAAGCGGCGACCGGCGCGTTGACACTGCCGATTTTTCAGACGTCTACATTCGTGTTCGAAAATCCGGAGCAAGGAGCCGCCCGCTTCGGCGGCACGGAAGAAGGCTACATGTACTCGCGGCTGGGCAATCCGACGGTCGACGCGCTCGCGGAACGGATCGCCATCCTCGAAAACGGGGAAATGGGCGTTGCGTTCGGTTCCGGCATGGCGGCCATTTCGCACGTGATGATGGGCTTGGTGAAAAAAGGGGATCATATCATCGCGTCCGATGCACTGTATGGCTGTACGTTCGCGTTTTTCCAATCGATTTTGGCGGAACGTTTTGGGGTTTGCGTCTCGTTTGTCGACACTTCAGACATGCAAAAAGTGATGGATTCGCTGCGGCCGGAAACGACCGTGCTGTATCTGGAGACGCCTGCAAATCCGACGATGAAA contains:
- a CDS encoding 3D domain-containing protein → MDIPRWRIAVLAAIAFATLSRNPHAVATAPVTTRATANTSPATFTYEVQPGDTLWKIVQRFQVDLDQLAELNPPAHLKKLGEGTKLSIPEKRSISAAQPVLATPKPIAYSRSGTPLHYSRLLHCKLTAYTAGPESTGKQPGDPGYGITASGKTAAEGRTIAVDPRVIPIGSKVYIEGIGFRVAEDTGGAVKGEHVDIFFNDIRTAVEFGVQKDISVYVLE
- a CDS encoding ABC transporter permease codes for the protein MKTLSGIQRHLRILREFLRAALVEEMEYRSHFVSNLLATLFGAAMAVLTVQVFFYQTKSLGGWGFYEMLILLGIFNALQGFAGMVLQPNIGRIVQHIRKGTLDFILTKPVDSQFFISFRHIAIWKLADILTGFAIVSFGMYGAGMRVTVGSVLEFLVLMLASVVTLYSLWMGVMTLSFWFVKVENISFLFSSLFETGRYPVQVYRGWLRVLLTYVFPVAVMTTFPAASLIGKLGGAQVLVSVAIACTTFGLTRWFWKRALRFYTSASS
- a CDS encoding cupin domain-containing protein gives rise to the protein MQIRVLPVQAVSGEVIDRLRAIGVRLDESRILRIDLAWEMYFGRGYTWEQGAVHLRLPAGGGLRNACRLFVKWMQSALSGSTDVIARSLHHEQASVLVLLPNCTPEVEELILRQLSFYSETVERISKWDGMTDPLQLDSVVDAWVPPVIPANGDTDLLRHQTSGNANETVTLYQAMLGIDNVYVQKYTLQPGAVYSRHHSHSTVDEIYLVLEGSCKFRIGSREQVVNTGDLVTKPKGIGLATQVYNHSGRTVTILDIEIWGDMEATDLCIYPDHAEILLRGKGWAHQVPLDAVDTDNDLRIHYDTGYRRLRNGSFVPQVLPGVPTRKER